In Nostoc sp. CENA543, a single genomic region encodes these proteins:
- a CDS encoding sugar phosphate nucleotidyltransferase, with product MKAMILAAGKGTRVRPITYTTPKPMIPILQKPVMEFLVELLRQHGFDQIMVNVSHLAEEIENYFRDGQRFGVQIAYSFEGKIDDEGKLIGEAIGSAGGMRRIQDFSPFFDDTFVVLCGDALIDLDLTAAVKWHKSKGSIATIISKSVPLEEVSSYGVVVTDADNRVKAFQEKPSVEEALSTNINTGIYIFEPEVFKYIPSGVEYDIGSQLFPKLVEIGAPFYAIPMEFEWVDIGKVPDYWRAIRGVLLGEIKNVQIPGHEVAPGIYTGLNVAVNWDKVDITGPVYIGGMTRIEDGAKIVGPAMIGPNCWICSGATVDNSVIFEWSRLGAGVRLVDKLVFGRYCVDKTGAAIDVQAAALDWLITDARQTPPETTPLERQAIEELLGTNVI from the coding sequence ATGAAAGCGATGATTCTCGCAGCAGGTAAAGGTACTCGTGTTCGTCCGATTACCTACACGACTCCCAAACCGATGATTCCCATCCTGCAAAAGCCAGTCATGGAATTTTTGGTGGAACTTCTGCGTCAACATGGTTTTGACCAAATTATGGTCAATGTTAGCCATTTAGCGGAAGAAATTGAAAACTATTTCCGTGACGGTCAAAGATTTGGGGTACAAATTGCTTATTCCTTTGAAGGAAAAATTGACGACGAAGGTAAACTGATCGGGGAAGCGATTGGATCAGCAGGTGGCATGAGGCGTATTCAAGACTTCTCACCGTTTTTTGATGATACCTTTGTAGTTTTATGCGGTGACGCGTTGATTGACTTAGATTTGACAGCTGCCGTCAAGTGGCATAAATCCAAAGGTTCAATTGCTACCATCATTTCCAAATCCGTTCCCTTGGAAGAAGTCTCTAGTTATGGTGTAGTGGTGACTGATGCAGATAATCGCGTCAAAGCCTTCCAAGAAAAACCTTCAGTAGAAGAAGCACTCAGCACCAACATCAATACAGGTATTTACATTTTTGAGCCAGAAGTATTTAAATATATCCCTTCTGGTGTGGAGTATGACATTGGTAGTCAATTATTCCCCAAATTGGTAGAAATTGGTGCGCCTTTCTACGCCATTCCTATGGAATTTGAATGGGTAGATATTGGTAAAGTTCCAGACTACTGGCGGGCGATTCGGGGTGTGTTGTTGGGTGAAATTAAAAACGTCCAAATCCCTGGTCACGAAGTTGCACCAGGTATCTACACTGGTTTAAATGTGGCTGTCAATTGGGACAAGGTAGATATTACAGGGCCAGTTTACATTGGCGGGATGACCAGAATTGAAGACGGGGCGAAAATCGTAGGCCCGGCGATGATTGGCCCTAACTGCTGGATTTGTAGCGGTGCAACTGTTGATAACAGCGTCATTTTTGAATGGTCGCGTTTAGGTGCGGGAGTCAGATTAGTCGATAAGCTAGTGTTTGGACGTTACTGCGTCGATAAGACAGGCGCAGCCATTGATGTGCAAGCTGCGGCTTTAGACTGGTTGATTACCGATGCACGTCAGACTCCACCAGAAACTACACCCTTGGAAAGACAAGCTATTGAGGAGTTGTTGGGGACAAATGTGATTTAG
- a CDS encoding segregation/condensation protein A has protein sequence MDASELLETITLLIEQAEQGEIDPWDVQVIDVIDRYLELMTPKTTARGYEADLSQSGQAFLSASMLVLFKANTLMQLSTATDELEEVIDDALLDGELGLLQQGHRLQLERHLRRRPAAMPPPKRRVTLQELITQLQIMANQLKLVQKVDKPVRLKRQPSVKSMREALELAHQENLTEVAGELEQVLHSAAQELLLEQNYLNLQQLVQLWTQTKPPTANHSHHESENTHVVSVFWALLLLSAQSKVELFQEEFYEDIKIRLITTVNHTNSGLPQPMS, from the coding sequence ATGGATGCCTCCGAGCTATTAGAAACAATCACACTCCTAATTGAGCAAGCCGAACAAGGGGAAATAGATCCCTGGGATGTCCAAGTCATTGATGTGATTGACCGTTATTTAGAACTAATGACACCCAAAACAACAGCCAGAGGTTACGAAGCTGACTTATCCCAATCTGGACAGGCTTTTCTTTCTGCATCAATGTTAGTTTTATTTAAAGCTAATACTTTAATGCAATTATCAACAGCCACAGATGAACTAGAAGAAGTCATAGATGATGCCTTATTAGATGGCGAACTAGGACTATTACAACAAGGTCATCGTTTGCAATTAGAGCGACATTTGCGTCGTCGTCCGGCAGCGATGCCTCCTCCTAAACGCCGTGTGACATTGCAAGAGTTAATCACACAATTGCAAATCATGGCGAACCAGCTCAAACTGGTACAAAAAGTTGACAAACCAGTGCGTCTCAAAAGACAGCCCAGTGTCAAAAGTATGCGAGAAGCACTGGAGTTAGCACACCAAGAAAACTTAACTGAAGTAGCTGGTGAACTAGAACAAGTTTTACATTCTGCCGCCCAAGAATTACTCTTAGAGCAAAATTATCTAAATTTACAACAACTCGTACAATTGTGGACACAGACAAAGCCACCAACTGCAAACCATTCTCACCATGAATCAGAAAATACCCATGTAGTCAGTGTTTTCTGGGCTTTGCTGTTACTGTCAGCTCAATCTAAAGTAGAGCTATTTCAGGAGGAATTCTACGAAGATATCAAGATTCGCCTAATTACGACTGTAAATCACACCAATTCAGGATTACCACAACCAATGAGCTGA
- a CDS encoding glycosyltransferase, translating to MTSRWFHPLVLLLWFIIGLGLRLTNLTAKPPWTDEFSTLVFSLGNSFLGVPLDQAIAPEILLQPLQPQAAASLNDVWKHLSHETNHPPIYFALSHLWMQLFPTQQGLVSLWGARSLAAILGAISIPAMYIFGWIVFRSRIVAHLAAAMMAVSPYAIFLAQEARHYTLAILWVIASLTCFVITTRHIQNQTQLPIPLALSWVIINALGIATHYFFVLTLCTEGLVLIVLAGRKIHNSPKIFPKVFLSPPWRRIYAVILGTFITGIVWLPVFLQNSYGDKLTDWIQQPRVGFAWISPFFQAFAAWVTMLYLLPVESPQLWIVIASGLVMLIFIIWAAPIFVRGLKVQLQTPETQLETRVLMGLVIGAIALFFVFTYFLGIDLTRGARYNFVYFPAVIVLLGANLAVIWQNFQQKKAVILIWLMGFLSAITVICNLGYQKYYRPDLFVSLIQQTSQVPVLIATTQITHVQIGEMMGIAREFRIKNVTNPTPLFLLAHQDKDINTATKTLENTLNQLPPSFDLWLVNFHAPVDEAVKNCTANSQPLPAINGYESKVYHCKTSANLDFEF from the coding sequence ATGACATCTCGTTGGTTTCATCCTCTGGTGCTGCTTTTGTGGTTCATCATCGGTCTGGGCTTACGTTTAACCAATCTTACAGCCAAGCCCCCTTGGACTGATGAATTTTCCACATTGGTGTTTAGCTTAGGTAATAGTTTTCTAGGAGTACCTCTAGATCAAGCGATCGCACCTGAGATATTATTACAACCACTGCAACCACAAGCCGCAGCCAGTCTCAATGATGTCTGGAAACACCTCAGCCACGAAACTAACCACCCCCCGATTTACTTTGCTTTATCCCATCTGTGGATGCAGTTATTTCCTACACAACAGGGCTTAGTCTCTCTTTGGGGGGCGCGATCTTTAGCAGCGATTTTGGGGGCTATTTCAATTCCGGCGATGTATATCTTCGGTTGGATTGTTTTTCGTTCTCGGATCGTAGCTCATTTAGCGGCGGCGATGATGGCTGTCTCACCATACGCGATTTTTTTGGCGCAAGAAGCCCGTCATTACACCCTAGCCATCTTGTGGGTGATTGCTTCCCTCACTTGCTTTGTGATTACCACACGCCACATCCAAAACCAAACACAGCTACCCATTCCTTTAGCATTGTCATGGGTAATCATTAATGCTTTGGGTATCGCCACCCATTATTTCTTTGTGTTGACTCTGTGTACAGAAGGCTTAGTATTAATAGTTTTAGCTGGGCGCAAAATTCATAATAGCCCTAAAATATTTCCCAAAGTATTTTTATCTCCCCCTTGGCGGCGCATCTATGCTGTGATTTTAGGTACGTTTATCACTGGTATAGTTTGGCTGCCAGTCTTTTTACAGAATAGCTATGGTGATAAATTAACAGACTGGATACAACAACCCCGTGTAGGATTTGCCTGGATAAGTCCATTTTTTCAAGCTTTTGCTGCTTGGGTAACAATGTTGTACTTATTACCAGTAGAATCGCCACAGTTATGGATTGTCATTGCTTCCGGTTTAGTGATGCTCATCTTTATAATTTGGGCTGCACCGATTTTCGTTAGGGGATTGAAAGTACAATTACAAACACCAGAGACGCAATTAGAAACACGGGTGTTAATGGGATTAGTGATAGGTGCGATCGCTCTATTTTTTGTGTTTACCTATTTCCTGGGGATAGACTTAACTAGAGGTGCGCGTTACAACTTTGTCTACTTCCCGGCTGTGATTGTTTTACTAGGTGCTAATTTAGCTGTCATTTGGCAAAATTTCCAGCAGAAAAAAGCCGTGATCTTAATTTGGCTGATGGGGTTTTTGAGTGCAATTACAGTTATCTGCAATCTGGGCTATCAAAAATACTATCGCCCCGATTTATTTGTGAGCTTAATTCAACAAACATCTCAAGTTCCCGTACTCATTGCTACTACCCAAATTACTCACGTTCAAATCGGGGAAATGATGGGTATAGCTAGAGAATTCAGAATCAAAAATGTGACAAATCCTACACCATTATTTCTGTTAGCTCATCAAGATAAAGACATCAACACAGCTACTAAAACTCTAGAAAATACCCTTAATCAATTACCGCCTTCCTTTGATTTATGGCTGGTAAATTTTCATGCTCCTGTTGACGAAGCCGTCAAAAATTGTACAGCCAACAGCCAACCTTTACCGGCGATTAACGGTTATGAATCCAAAGTCTACCACTGCAAAACTAGTGCTAATTTGGATTTTGAGTTTTAG
- the speA gene encoding biosynthetic arginine decarboxylase, whose translation MGVESTATSDEVVKVPSNGNKLEGKGHKHKKLLPSSTGDVSRAWKIEDSEALYRIEGWGQPYFSINAAGHVTVSPKGDRGGSLDLFELVNALKQRNLGLPLLIRFSDILEDRIERLNACFAKAIARYNYPGVYRGVFPVKCNQQRHLIEDLVRFGKPHQFGLEAGSKPELMIALAILDTPGALLICNGYKDREYIETAMLAQRLGQTPIIVLEQVEEVDLVIAASHQLGIKPILGVRAKLSTQGMGRWGTSTGDRAKFGLTIPEIIQAVDKLREADLLGSLQLMHFHIGSQISAINVIKDAIQEASRIYVELASQGADMKYLDVGGGLGVDYDGSQTNFYASKNYNMQNYANDIVAELKDTCAEKQIPVPTLISESGRAIASHQSVLIFDVLSTSEVPLDLPEPPQEGESPVINYLWETYQSINKENYQEFYHDATQFKEEAISRFNLGILRLRERAKAERLYWACCRKILNIIRQHDYVPDELEDLEKIMASIYYVNLSVFQSAPDCWAIDQLFPIMPIHRLDEEPTQRGILADLTCDSDGKIDRFIDLRDVKSVLELHPFQAGEPYYLGMFLNGAYQEIMGNLHNLFGDTNAVHIQLTPKGYQIEHVVKGDTMSEVVSYVQYDSEDMVENIRQRCEKALEEKRITLAESQRLLQTYEQSLRRYTYLNS comes from the coding sequence ATGGGTGTTGAGTCAACTGCTACATCGGATGAGGTGGTGAAAGTGCCATCTAACGGCAATAAACTAGAAGGAAAGGGTCATAAACACAAGAAGCTATTACCATCAAGTACAGGCGATGTCTCTCGTGCTTGGAAGATTGAGGATAGTGAAGCCTTGTATCGCATTGAAGGTTGGGGACAACCTTATTTCTCAATTAATGCGGCTGGTCATGTGACTGTTTCTCCCAAAGGCGATCGCGGTGGTTCTCTAGATTTATTTGAATTAGTCAACGCTTTAAAGCAGCGTAATTTGGGACTACCCCTGTTGATTCGCTTTTCCGATATTTTGGAAGACAGAATTGAACGGTTGAATGCTTGTTTTGCTAAAGCGATCGCCCGATACAATTATCCTGGGGTGTATCGTGGTGTCTTCCCTGTCAAATGTAACCAGCAACGGCATTTGATTGAAGACTTGGTCAGATTCGGCAAACCCCATCAGTTTGGTCTAGAAGCAGGTTCTAAACCAGAATTAATGATTGCCTTAGCGATATTGGATACCCCAGGCGCATTACTGATTTGCAACGGCTACAAAGACCGAGAATACATCGAAACAGCGATGTTAGCCCAAAGACTAGGGCAAACCCCCATCATCGTTTTAGAACAAGTTGAAGAAGTCGATTTAGTGATTGCGGCTAGTCATCAACTAGGAATTAAACCGATTTTGGGTGTACGGGCGAAATTAAGTACCCAAGGCATGGGACGCTGGGGAACATCCACAGGCGATCGCGCCAAGTTTGGGCTGACAATTCCCGAAATTATCCAAGCCGTTGACAAATTGCGCGAAGCCGATTTGTTAGGTTCTTTGCAGTTGATGCACTTCCATATCGGTTCGCAAATTTCCGCCATTAACGTGATTAAAGATGCCATCCAAGAAGCTAGCCGGATTTACGTAGAATTAGCTTCTCAGGGTGCAGATATGAAATATCTCGATGTTGGCGGTGGTTTGGGTGTAGATTACGACGGTTCTCAGACCAACTTCTACGCCTCGAAAAACTACAATATGCAAAACTATGCTAACGATATCGTGGCAGAGTTAAAAGATACCTGTGCGGAAAAACAAATCCCCGTACCGACCTTAATTAGTGAAAGTGGAAGGGCGATCGCTTCCCACCAATCAGTGTTGATTTTTGATGTTCTCAGTACCAGTGAAGTCCCCTTAGATTTGCCAGAACCGCCACAAGAAGGCGAATCACCGGTGATCAATTACCTCTGGGAAACCTATCAATCGATTAACAAAGAGAACTATCAAGAGTTCTACCACGACGCAACCCAATTCAAAGAAGAAGCCATCAGCCGCTTTAACTTAGGCATTTTGCGGCTACGGGAACGCGCCAAAGCTGAACGATTATACTGGGCTTGCTGTCGCAAAATATTAAACATCATTCGCCAGCATGATTACGTACCGGACGAACTGGAAGACCTGGAAAAAATTATGGCTTCCATTTACTACGTCAACCTATCAGTGTTTCAATCAGCACCAGATTGCTGGGCGATCGATCAGCTCTTCCCCATTATGCCCATCCATCGCCTTGATGAAGAACCGACCCAGCGAGGGATTTTAGCAGACCTCACCTGTGATAGTGACGGCAAAATTGACCGCTTTATCGACCTGCGTGATGTCAAATCCGTTTTAGAACTGCATCCCTTCCAAGCAGGAGAACCCTATTATCTGGGAATGTTCCTCAACGGTGCTTACCAAGAAATCATGGGTAACTTACATAACCTCTTTGGCGACACCAACGCAGTGCATATTCAACTAACACCCAAAGGCTACCAAATTGAACACGTAGTCAAAGGTGACACCATGAGTGAAGTAGTAAGTTACGTACAGTATGACTCCGAAGACATGGTAGAAAACATTCGCCAGCGTTGTGAAAAAGCCTTAGAAGAAAAGCGCATCACTCTAGCTGAATCCCAAAGACTCCTGCAAACCTACGAGCAAAGTCTCAGAAGATACACATATCTTAATAGTTAA
- a CDS encoding glycosyltransferase: MNVNSSSALLTVPTGALQISDLSPADVETKAEVYFSLVIPTYKERDNIQNVVRVLTQTLDEYIPEDYELIIVDDDSPDLTWELAQSLTHEYPQLRVMRRQGERGLSSAVIRGWQVARGQVLGVIDGDLQHPPEVLTQLLSQISQGADMAVASRHVDGGGVSRWSAIRRFLSRGAQVLGLIILPGVLGRVSDPMSGYFMVRRSSIAGAILNPVGYKILLEVIGRGKIQKIAEVGYVFCERKEGESKVTWKQYVEYIHHLIRLRLSTGRLKHVNQLVANFPVGRFLRFGLVGLSGVFVDMAVLYLLSDPSTLGLPLTRSKIIAGEIAIFNNFLWNDAWTFADISARQQQWHQRLKRFLKFNAICLAGLMLNVLVLNVVFNFLIRNRYIANLIAIAIATIWNFWVNLKLSWRVTDVK, from the coding sequence ATGAATGTCAACTCATCCAGTGCATTATTGACAGTCCCGACAGGGGCATTACAGATTTCTGATTTGTCGCCTGCTGATGTAGAAACAAAAGCAGAGGTTTATTTTTCTTTGGTAATTCCTACCTATAAAGAACGCGATAATATTCAAAACGTTGTCAGAGTTTTAACCCAGACACTGGATGAATATATTCCAGAAGACTACGAGTTAATTATCGTAGATGACGATAGTCCTGATTTGACTTGGGAATTAGCCCAATCTTTAACTCACGAATATCCACAATTGCGGGTGATGCGGCGACAAGGGGAAAGGGGATTATCCTCAGCTGTGATTCGGGGTTGGCAAGTTGCTAGGGGTCAGGTTTTAGGTGTAATTGATGGAGATTTGCAGCATCCACCAGAAGTATTGACACAACTATTGTCGCAAATTTCCCAGGGAGCAGATATGGCAGTAGCTAGCCGTCATGTGGATGGGGGTGGTGTGAGTCGTTGGAGTGCTATTAGACGTTTCTTATCCCGTGGCGCGCAGGTATTAGGTTTAATTATCTTACCAGGAGTATTGGGGAGAGTTTCTGACCCGATGAGTGGTTATTTTATGGTCAGACGCAGCAGCATTGCTGGGGCGATACTCAACCCTGTAGGTTATAAAATTCTGCTAGAAGTCATTGGCAGGGGTAAGATCCAAAAGATTGCGGAAGTTGGCTATGTATTCTGTGAGCGCAAAGAAGGTGAAAGCAAGGTAACTTGGAAGCAATATGTCGAATATATTCACCATTTAATCCGATTACGTTTATCTACAGGTCGCCTGAAACACGTTAATCAGCTAGTAGCAAATTTTCCTGTGGGGCGATTTTTGCGGTTTGGCTTGGTGGGCTTAAGTGGGGTATTTGTCGATATGGCGGTGCTGTATTTACTCAGTGATCCTTCTACCTTGGGCTTACCGTTGACTCGCAGTAAAATTATTGCTGGGGAAATTGCCATCTTCAATAATTTCTTATGGAATGATGCTTGGACATTTGCGGATATCTCCGCAAGACAGCAACAATGGCATCAACGGTTAAAAAGATTTTTAAAATTCAACGCGATTTGCTTGGCTGGGTTAATGTTGAATGTCTTAGTATTGAATGTGGTGTTTAATTTCTTAATTCGCAATCGCTATATTGCTAACCTGATTGCGATCGCGATCGCCACTATCTGGAATTTCTGGGTAAACTTAAAACTCAGCTGGCGAGTTACTGACGTAAAATAA
- a CDS encoding TerC family protein — translation MLDQIFDSLHFHLSIEASIVLLILVFLEAVLSADNAIALAAIAQGLDNKKLERQALNIGLVVAYVLRITLLLTATEVQKFWQFELLGAAYLLWLVFQHFTSAESENDHHHGPRFTSLWQAIPVIAFTDLAFSLDSVTTAIAVSQEKWLVLTGTTIGIITLRFMAGLFIRWLDEFENLEDAGYITVSLVGLRLLLKVINDNLVPPEWLMITAIALILTWGFSKRTVTETPQIEPEKSEVTK, via the coding sequence ATGCTAGACCAAATTTTTGACTCCCTGCACTTTCATCTCAGCATAGAAGCTTCTATAGTTTTGCTGATATTGGTATTTTTAGAAGCAGTTCTCTCTGCTGATAATGCGATCGCACTTGCAGCTATAGCCCAAGGACTAGACAACAAAAAACTAGAACGTCAAGCACTCAACATCGGTTTAGTTGTCGCCTATGTGCTGCGAATTACCCTATTGTTAACTGCCACGGAAGTCCAAAAGTTTTGGCAATTTGAACTTCTGGGTGCGGCTTACCTATTGTGGTTGGTATTCCAACACTTCACCTCCGCAGAGTCAGAAAACGACCATCATCATGGGCCGCGTTTCACTTCCTTGTGGCAAGCTATACCAGTAATTGCTTTCACCGACTTAGCCTTTTCTTTAGATAGTGTGACAACCGCGATCGCCGTATCTCAAGAAAAGTGGCTAGTCCTCACCGGTACTACCATTGGTATTATTACCCTACGCTTCATGGCTGGTTTATTTATCCGATGGTTAGATGAATTTGAAAACTTAGAGGACGCAGGATATATTACCGTTTCTCTAGTGGGTTTGCGCCTGTTATTGAAAGTCATCAACGATAATTTAGTCCCGCCAGAATGGCTAATGATTACCGCGATCGCCCTAATTTTAACCTGGGGATTTTCCAAACGCACCGTTACAGAGACACCCCAAATAGAACCGGAAAAAAGTGAAGTGACGAAATAA
- the psb27 gene encoding photosystem II protein Psb27 → MLMKRYWSRLLALVLVVAIGLVGCGSPDSLTGDYRQDTLAVVGVLKQALEVSPDSPEKAAIQAEARQKINDFSARYQRVNSVSGLSSFTTMRTALNSLAGHYSSYPNRPVPEKLKNRLEQEFQQVEAALRRGA, encoded by the coding sequence ATGCTTATGAAGCGGTATTGGTCGCGTCTGCTTGCTCTCGTCTTGGTTGTTGCCATAGGCTTAGTAGGCTGTGGTAGCCCAGATAGCTTAACAGGGGATTACCGTCAAGATACCTTGGCTGTAGTTGGTGTTCTAAAACAAGCTTTAGAAGTATCACCTGATTCACCAGAAAAAGCGGCAATTCAAGCAGAAGCAAGACAAAAAATTAATGATTTTTCGGCTCGCTATCAACGGGTAAACTCGGTTTCAGGCCTGAGTTCCTTTACAACTATGCGAACAGCCCTCAACTCTTTGGCTGGTCACTACAGTTCTTACCCCAATAGACCTGTACCAGAAAAACTCAAAAATCGTTTAGAACAAGAATTTCAGCAGGTAGAAGCCGCACTCCGACGAGGGGCTTAA
- the ndk gene encoding nucleoside-diphosphate kinase yields the protein MERTFLAIKPDGVQRGLVGEIIRRFETKGFTLVGLKFLQVSRELAEQHYGVHRERPFFPSLVEFITSGPVVAMVWEGDGVIAAARKIIGATNPLTAEPGTIRGDFGINIGRNLIHGSDAPETAVREVSLWFKDEELVNWQPHLTPWLHE from the coding sequence TTGGAACGCACATTCTTAGCAATTAAGCCAGACGGCGTACAACGTGGACTAGTAGGCGAAATTATCCGTCGCTTTGAAACAAAAGGTTTTACCCTAGTTGGGTTGAAATTTTTGCAAGTCAGTCGGGAATTGGCTGAACAACACTATGGTGTACACCGTGAAAGACCATTCTTCCCCAGCCTAGTTGAATTTATCACATCTGGCCCCGTAGTGGCGATGGTGTGGGAAGGTGATGGTGTGATTGCTGCTGCAAGAAAAATCATCGGTGCGACCAATCCCTTAACCGCAGAACCAGGAACAATTCGGGGTGATTTCGGCATTAACATCGGCCGTAACCTGATTCACGGTTCTGACGCACCAGAAACTGCTGTGCGCGAAGTTAGTCTGTGGTTTAAAGACGAAGAATTAGTCAACTGGCAACCTCATTTAACACCCTGGTTACACGAGTAA
- the cofH gene encoding 7,8-didemethyl-8-hydroxy-5-deazariboflavin synthase subunit CofH, with translation MNQKSIDTIINRALLGDDLSPDEGVLLLTQTDPGAIAAIRATADQLRQQQVGDTVTYVINRNINFTNICEQHCSFCAFRRDAGDTAAYWLDWTQILEKSQDAVRRGATEICMQGGLNPEAQIDGKSLTYYLKLVTTIKQEFPQIHLHAFSPQEVQFIARIDGLTYAEVIAALSDAGVNSMPGTAAEVLDDQVRRVLCPEKIDTATWLEIVTTAHKLGLHTTSTMLSGHIETPSQQIGHLEKLRSLQQTAVQKGYPAKITEFILLPFVGQEAPKSLRRRVGRDQPVLADALHLSAVARIYLGNWISNHQPSWVKLGLSGATEALVWGCNDIGGTLMEEHITSMAGAVGGTCMDVTTLQTAIASLGRPYQQRDTLYQNINQSDLAIV, from the coding sequence GTGAATCAAAAATCTATTGATACTATTATTAACCGCGCTCTGTTGGGTGACGACTTATCCCCAGACGAAGGCGTGTTATTGTTAACACAGACTGACCCAGGAGCGATCGCAGCTATTCGTGCTACGGCTGACCAACTCCGCCAGCAGCAAGTCGGTGATACTGTTACCTACGTAATTAATCGCAATATTAACTTTACTAACATTTGTGAGCAGCACTGTAGTTTTTGTGCATTCCGGCGAGATGCGGGAGACACAGCCGCTTATTGGTTAGATTGGACACAAATTCTCGAAAAATCTCAAGATGCGGTGCGGCGTGGAGCGACAGAAATCTGCATGCAGGGGGGATTAAACCCAGAAGCTCAAATTGACGGGAAATCTCTCACCTACTACCTGAAGTTAGTAACAACCATCAAACAGGAATTTCCCCAAATTCATCTACACGCCTTTTCTCCCCAAGAAGTGCAATTCATTGCCAGAATTGATGGCTTGACCTATGCTGAGGTGATAGCAGCTTTAAGTGATGCTGGGGTAAATTCTATGCCCGGAACAGCCGCAGAGGTTTTAGATGATCAGGTGCGGCGTGTCCTGTGTCCAGAAAAAATTGACACGGCTACCTGGTTAGAAATCGTCACCACAGCCCATAAATTAGGCTTACATACCACCAGCACCATGCTATCGGGACATATTGAAACCCCATCCCAACAAATTGGACATTTAGAAAAATTGCGATCGCTTCAACAAACCGCCGTCCAAAAAGGATATCCTGCCAAAATCACCGAATTTATTCTCTTACCCTTTGTGGGACAAGAAGCCCCCAAATCATTACGTCGTCGTGTGGGACGTGATCAACCAGTCCTAGCGGATGCTTTACACTTAAGTGCTGTAGCGCGGATTTACTTAGGTAATTGGATTTCTAACCATCAACCCAGTTGGGTAAAACTGGGATTAAGTGGTGCAACAGAGGCATTAGTTTGGGGTTGTAATGATATTGGTGGCACATTAATGGAAGAACACATCACCAGTATGGCGGGTGCTGTCGGTGGTACTTGTATGGATGTGACCACTCTACAAACTGCGATCGCTTCCTTGGGTAGACCATACCAGCAACGAGACACTTTATATCAAAACATCAATCAGTCGGATCTAGCGATCGTGTGA